Proteins found in one Primulina eburnea isolate SZY01 chromosome 16, ASM2296580v1, whole genome shotgun sequence genomic segment:
- the LOC140817426 gene encoding PP2A regulatory subunit TAP46-like: MEDITLPILFEQAQKIHQIASDSSIEQETVRNGCELLRKCEDMIGKLGLFSSNETKDDISTNNLKYLLVPYYLGELTEKNSQENRIQILKASPAKLKEFISFCEAMELVPEDELESSMQSRSNSSADQRAKKIARFKCTKAAESKLLEIKERKERRGRSTRASALSTPIEREEQDLEDDDGEEEREAWITTISLALCKSFDLSEMLKKEEEMLLAVKENQSKEGDGNYSQSTLNERTHKAESWHRDAAARARYTKPATPITCATFAQDVLEGRAKVSRFHEHKHQRMIFGPASLVSKNPTSERERMAAQVFQPHHRMPTMSIEEAGLKEMNIMNKWQENNAKLMEEANSSWYKDNRQSKPGEDDEEDDDAAQEKARVWDDWKDDNPRGAGNKKLTPCG, encoded by the exons ATGGAGGACATTACGTTGCCGATTCTATTCGAGCAGGCTCAAAAGATTCACCAAATCGCCTCCGATTCTTCAATCGAACAG GAAACTGTGAGAAACGGTTGCGAGCTTTTGAGGAAATGCGAGGATATGATTGGAAAGTTGGGGTTATTTTCATCTAATGAGACGAAGGATGATATCAGTACTAACAACCTCAAATATCTTCTT GTTCCATATTATCTCGGTGAGCTAACAGAAAAAAATTCACAGGAGAACCGGATTCAGATTCTTAAAGCTTCACCAGCCAAGCTAAAG GAGTTTATTTCATTTTGTGAAGCTATGGAGCTAGTACCAGAAGATGAACTGGAATCATCTATGCAATCAAGGAGCAATTCATCTGCTGATCAAAGAGCTAAGAAG ATTGCTCGGTTCAAATGCACAAAAGCGGCCGAGTCAAAATTGCTTGAAATAAAGGAACGGAAGGAACGTCGTGGGCGCTCAACTAGAGCATCTGCACTATCTACTCCCATAGAGAGGGAGGAACAAGATTTAGAGGATGATGACGGAGAAGAGGAAAGGGAA GCATGGATAACCACCATCTCCTTGGCACTATGTAAG TCGTTTGATTTGTCGGAGATGCTTAAGAAAGAGGAAGAAATGCTCTTAGCTGTAAAGGAGAACCAATCCAAG GAAGGGGACGGCAACTATTCACAATCTACTCTTAATGAGCGCACCCACAAAGCTGAATCCTGGCATCGTGATGCTGCGGCAAGGGCTCGATATACTAAACCTGCAACTCCTATTACATGTGCTACTTTTGCTCAAGATGTTTTAGAAGGTCGAGCAAAGGTGTCACGGTTTCACGAGCACAAGCACCAACGTATGATATTCGGACCCGCTAGCCTTGTTTCCAAAAACCCAACAAGCGAGAGAGAGAGAATGGCAGCCCAGGTTTTCCAACCTCATCACAG AATGCCAACTATGAGTATCGAAGAAGCTGGGCTGAAGGAGATGAATATTATGAACAAATGGCAAGAGAATAATGCAAAGCTCATGGAAGAAGCGAACTCATCATGGTACAAGGATAATCGTCAGTCAAAACCAGGCGAGGACGATGAGGAAGATGATGATGCGGCACAAGAGAAGGCAAGGGTGTGGGACGACTGGAAAGACGACAACCCTCGTGGGGCAGGCAATAAGAAGCTCACACCCTGTGGCTAA